The sequence CTGGATACCGCGATCAACGACTCGTGGGGCCGCCCCGTCGACGTGCAGGTCATGCCGGACGGCGCGCTCCTGATCACCGACGATCAGGTGGGCGCCATCTACCGGATCACCTACGACGGCTGAGCAGCTCGCGCGCGGCTGAGGCTGCCACCGCCCTATGGAGGCGGCACTTTTGTGTATTAATGGTATTGCCGACAAGTGTTAATACCATGCATCGCCAGACTGCTAGCACATTAAGCACACGAGGCATTCTTATTAATATGGCTAGCGGCAGGTTTCTCGGCCTCGTTGCGCTGGGGCTCGGCGCCGTCCTCCACCTGGCGATCCCGGCCGGCGCCCAGCCAACGCCGGAACTGGTTCGTGAGCGAGTCGAGCGCGAGTGGACAGTCAAGGCGGAGAAGATGCGCGCGAATCTCCTCCCGCTGATGCGCGCCCACGAGATCGACCTCTGGATCATCCTCAGCCGCGAGAACGCGCCCGATCCGGCACTCGAACTGTTCGGCGGCTACGGCGTTACCGGCTGGTACGGCCACCGGAACGCCTACCTCTTCCGCGACGCGGGTGACAGCGGCCTGGAGACCGCGGCCCTCGGCACCCACCTGAGCGATCACCTGGCGCCGTTCTACGACGAGCGCGTCCTGTACGGCGAGGAGGGGCTGGCGCCGCACCTCCGGGAGTGGATCACCGGCCGGGATCCGCGGCGTATCGCCATCAACCAGTCGCGCACCATCAGCATGGCGGACGGATTGACGGCCGAGCTGAAGGATTACCTGATCGACGCCATTGGTGCGCCGTACCGCGATCGCCTGGTCTCGTCCGAGCCGTTGCTCGTCGAGTACGTCTCGACGCGCACGCCGGCCGAGGAGGCGATCGTCCTCGACGCAAGCGCAGCCACGTTCGACATCCTGCGCCGGGCGCTCTCGAACGAGGTGATCACGCCCGGCCGCACGACGCTGATGGACGTCCACTACTGGATCACGGCGGAGTGGAAGCGGCAGGGCTTCGAGTTCAACTTCCCCGCGTCGCTTGACCTGCAGCGGCGCGGCGCCGAGCCGATCGACGACAGCGCCGAGCCCGTCATCGAGCGGGGCGACCTGCTGCACGTCGACTTCGGCGTCCGCAGCTCCGGCCTCGTCACCGATCAGCAGAAGATGGCCTACGTCCTGCGGGAGGGCGAGACCGAGCCGCCGGCCGGACTGCGCCACGCGTTCGACGTCTCGAGCCGGATGGCCGAGATCATCCTCGACGAGTTCCAGGTGGGCCGAACCGGCATCCAGATCAAGACCGCGGCCGAGTCGCGCGGCGCGGACGAGGGGATCGACTCACTCGTCTATTCGCACGCGCAGGGCAACTGGGTCCACGACGCCGGCGTCTGGATGATCTTCGACTGGCCGGAACGCTACGGCGACCACCCGCGCTTCCCGCTGCGCGCCAGGGAGTGGATCTCGCTGGAGTACCGCGTCACCGTCCCGATCCCCGAGTGGGACGGCCAGGCGGTCGACATCATGCGCGAGGAAGACACGTTCGTCGGCGGCGACGGCAGCGTGGAATACCTGTCGGGGCCTCAGACCGAGCTCTGGATCATCCGCTGAGACGAGACTCCAGGCTGCGGTGTTGGTATATTGACGATAGGACACATGTGTCCTGGTTTCTGAGTGCCCTCCGGCGATGCGCTTCATTTATCCAGCGCGCCTACAGCGTACCGGTCCTGACGAGATCGTCGTTTCCTTTCGCGATCTACCGGAGTGCCTGACCTCCGGAGCGAACGAGGTCGAGGCCTTGAGCGAAGCGGCGGATGCCTTGGAAGAGGCTATTGCCGGACGTATCGTAGACGGTGAGGCGATTCCACCACCAAGCGCCCGGCGGAGTGGAGAGCGGCGGGTTGCCGTCCCGCCAACGATGGCTGCGAAGGCGGCACTCGTGCTGGCGTTTCGGGAGAGCGGGCTCTCGCGACTTGCATTCGCCCGGCGTCTAGGCGTCGACGACAAGGTCGTTCGGCGCATGTTGGATCCACGCCACACCACCGCCGCGAACCGGTTGCAGAAGGCGCTCCGGCTACTCGGTCGCGAGCTCATCGTGGAATCCTCGGCGGCTTGACGTTCTAACCGGAGAAGGGCCATGAGGCGGACGGTGCTCGTTCTCGCCGTGCTGGCCGTGGCCGCCGGCGGGGCGCCGCGGCCCCTGGCAGGCCAAAGCGCGACGCCATGGGGCGATCCCGACCTGCAGGGCCTGTGGAACTACTCCACGAATACGCCGCTGCAGCGGCCGGAGGAATACGCGGGCCGCGAGTGGCTGACCGAGGAGGAAGTGGAGGCCGCCAACCTCGAGTCGCGCACGTTCGCGACCTCCGAGCGCCGTAGCGAGTTGACTCCGCTGTTCGACCTCTCCCTCAACTTCAACCAGTTCTGGTGGGACATCGGCGGCTCGACGGGGCGGACGTCGCTCATCACCGATCCCGCGGACGGCCGGCTGCCGCCCAGGACGCCGAGTCGGGAGGCTTACGAGGCCTCGGCAGAGGCGCAACGGCTGCAGGAAGCCAGATGGGGGCTCGGACCGGCGCACGGGCCGGAGGACATGGAGCCCAACGACCGTTGCATCGCTGACCGCCAGGTGCCGGTTCGCGCCGCCGGCGA is a genomic window of Acidobacteriota bacterium containing:
- a CDS encoding aminopeptidase P family protein, with the translated sequence MASGRFLGLVALGLGAVLHLAIPAGAQPTPELVRERVEREWTVKAEKMRANLLPLMRAHEIDLWIILSRENAPDPALELFGGYGVTGWYGHRNAYLFRDAGDSGLETAALGTHLSDHLAPFYDERVLYGEEGLAPHLREWITGRDPRRIAINQSRTISMADGLTAELKDYLIDAIGAPYRDRLVSSEPLLVEYVSTRTPAEEAIVLDASAATFDILRRALSNEVITPGRTTLMDVHYWITAEWKRQGFEFNFPASLDLQRRGAEPIDDSAEPVIERGDLLHVDFGVRSSGLVTDQQKMAYVLREGETEPPAGLRHAFDVSSRMAEIILDEFQVGRTGIQIKTAAESRGADEGIDSLVYSHAQGNWVHDAGVWMIFDWPERYGDHPRFPLRAREWISLEYRVTVPIPEWDGQAVDIMREEDTFVGGDGSVEYLSGPQTELWIIR
- a CDS encoding type II toxin-antitoxin system HicB family antitoxin, with translation MRFIYPARLQRTGPDEIVVSFRDLPECLTSGANEVEALSEAADALEEAIAGRIVDGEAIPPPSARRSGERRVAVPPTMAAKAALVLAFRESGLSRLAFARRLGVDDKVVRRMLDPRHTTAANRLQKALRLLGRELIVESSAA